The Deltaproteobacteria bacterium genomic sequence AGGTGGCCCAGGCCACGGGCGGCGCGGCCACCAGCATCTGCGCCTCCGACTTCAACGACGCGCTGAACCGCCTCGGCTTCGCCGTCTCCGGCCTGCGCCGCGACTTCAAGCTCTCGCGCGGCCCGAGCACGCAGACCATTGAGGTCTACGTGTCGCCGCGCAACGCGCTCACCTGCACCACCGACCAGGAGTGCGCCACCGATCCCGACGGCTACAACTCCTGCCAGGCCGGCCACTGCAGCAAGCTGGTGCAGAGCTCGCTGCAGCCGCTCGACACCGGCGCCGAGTACATCCAGTGCGACAACGGCGTGCTCCGCAACACCGTCGAGTTCGGCGCGGATGCCGTTCCGCCGGCCGAGGGCACCGTCGAGGTCTGCTACGACGTCGACGCCCACTTCAACTCCATCTGCCAGTAACTCTCATCGTGCGAGGCACTCTCTTCATGCGAACGCGGAACATCCTGCTCGTGCTCGCGACGCTGATGTTGGCGTCGAGCGCGTTCGGCGCCGAGCCCGAGCGCGTGGTGGTGCGCAACCGCCTCTACAGCCCCGAGGGCCAGATTGAGCTCGGCGTGGAAGCGAGCATGTCGCTCATCAACCGGCTCGTCTCCACCAACAACTTCCAGGTGACGGGCGCCTACAACTTCACCAACGAGTGGGCGGTGGAGCTGTTTGGCGGCTACGCGCTCTCGGGCCACACCGACATCGCGGATCAGGTGAACAGCGAGGTGGCCTCCAAGCCCATCAACACCTTCCAGACCGTCGACGACTTCGCCGGGCTCTGGGAGATGAAGTGGAACGTGGCGGCCGGGGCGCGCTGGGCGCCGCTCTACGGCAAGCTCAACCTCTTCGCCGACCTGCCGGTGCACTTCCAGGCGTACCTCGCCGGCGGCCCGGGCGTGGCCGGCCTGGAGCGCAAGAGCGTGACCTACTGCCTCGCGGCGCCCACCAAGGACCAGGACGGGAACACCATCTGCGATCAGCCGCTCGACGAGACCCGCGTGGCGCCGATGGGCCAGGTGGGCGGCGGCCTTCGCTTCTGGCTGGGGCCCAAGGTGGTGCTGCGGCTGGAGGCGCGCGACTACTTCTTCCCCGACAAGTACCAGATCAACATCGACCGTCAGCTGGCCGCGGGCGGCGCCACCGATGCGGGGCAGCAGGTGGGAAGCCCCGGCTTCCAGAACATCATCTTCCTCTCTGCCGGTCTGAGCTACGTCTTCTGACCCTTGTCCCGGGGCTTTTGCGCGGCGCGAGCTGCGTGACGCCCGGGCCCGAGCGAACACCATGAGCCTGCTCCGAAACCGCCTCTTCCTCGCCGCGCTCGCCGTGAGCGCGCTGGCCCTCGCGCCCGCGCGCGGCTACGCGGCCAGCGACGACGACGACGACGAGATCCCGCCCTCGGCGGCCCAGCCGAACACCACGCCGACCTCGCCGACGCCGGCCAAGCCCGCCACGCCTGCCTCGCCGGCCAAGCCCGCCTCGCCCGCGCCGGCGTCGACCGCGACGCCCGCTCCGACGCCTTCGGCGACGACCGAGGCTCCCCCGGCGCAGCCCGCGCAGCCGACGGGACCCGCCGTGGGTGGTCCGGAGATCAAGCTCACCGGCGGGGCGCCGCTGAACGACCCGGACGTGCACGTGCACACCGTGCAGCGCAAGGTGCTCGCCGACAAGGGCCGCTCGGAGGTGGTGCTCTTCCCCGCGGTGGCGCAGGTGAACGGCAAGTTCACCAACCACCTGGGCGTCGCGGCCGAGTACCTGTACCACTTCCAGGAGAACGTCGCGTTTCAGATCACGCCCTCGTACTTCTACGTGAACGGCGAGAGCAGCTTCAACGAGGACCTGGTCAACATCGCCCGCCTGCAGGCCCAGGCCGCCACGGCGCTGACGATGATCTGGAACGTGGAGGCGGGCGTGGAGGCCGCGCCCATCTACGGCAAGTTCGCCTTCTACGAGGGCAACATGGCCAGCTTCGCGCTGGTCATCGACGCCGGCGTGGGCGTGGGTCAGACCCGCGTGCAGCTTCGCCCCTCGAGTGTGGACGAGGCGGGCAACACCATCAACGCCACCTTTGGCGACACTGGCTACCGCTTCCTGGGCAACGTGGGCGGCGGCTTCCGTGTGCGCTTCGGCGAGCACTGGGTGGCGCGCCTCGAGGTGCGCGACCAGGTGTACACCGCGGCCGTGTCCAGCGTGAACGGCTGCGACGCCACCGACCTGGAGCAGCTGGTGGCCGGCGGCCAGCCGGTGAACGCCTCCTGCAACCCCGCCAAGTTCGCCACCGCGGCGGACGGCAGCCAGCCCGACATCCCGCTGGCGCGCGCGCTCGTGAAGACGCCCTCGAGCGACGTGCTGAACCAGGTCCTGTTCTTCGGCGGCGTCGCGTACGTCTTCTAGCCGGCCCCTCTTCGCTTCGAGATCACCATGCGTCGCACGGCAATCCTCCTCGCCTTCGCGCTCATCCTGGCCCCGCAGCTCGCGGTGGCCGACGAGACGGAGACGTTCGTCCACGCGGTGGGCTTGTACAAGGCCGGCACCTACGCCGACGCCGCGCGCGAGTTCTACGAGCTCGCCAACGGCCCCAAGGGCAACACCCGCCAGCAGAGCGAGTACTACCTGGCCGAGTGCTTCTTCGGCATGAAGCTCTACCAGAGCGCGCTCAGCTACTATTCGGGCATCCTCGACCAGGGCCCCAACCACCCCAAGTACGCCGACTCGCTGGTGGGCCTGGTGAAGGTGGACGAGGCGCTGGGCGACGACGTGCTCATCCCGTCGCGTCTGAACAAGGAGTACGACACCGCCAACAACGTCCTGGGCAGCAAGGACTTCCCCCAGGATGTGCTGCTGAAGATCAACTACATCGTCGGCCGCGTGAACTACGAGAAGGGCCGCTACGACGACGCCATCTCGTTCCTCGACACCGTCACGCCCGACTCGCTCTACTTCGCGCGCGCCCAGTACCTCCGCGGCGTGGTGCTCGCCCGCAGCGGCAAGCAGAACGACGCCGCCATCGCCTTCGAGAAGACGCTCGCCCTCAAGGACGACAAGGTGAAGTACATCGAGCTCGCCGACATCCACGACCTGGCGCTGCTCGGCGCCGCGCGCGTGGCCTACGGCCAGGGCGACTACGCGAAGGCCGTGAAGTACTACGAGAGCGTCCCGCGCTTCTCCCGCTTCTGGGACCAGGCGCTGTTCGAGAACGGCTGGGCCCGCTTCCAGAACGAGGACCTGGGAGGTTCGCTCGGCTCGCTCCAGGCGCTCCACGCGCCGCAGTTCGAGGGCAGCTTCCAGCCCGAGTCGTGGATCTTGAGCTCCACGGTCTACTTCTTCTCGTGCCTGTACGACGAGGCCAAGTTCGCCCTCAAGAGCTACGAGGACAACTACCTCCCCATGCGCGAGAAGATTCAGCCGCTCCTCGAGGGCGACCACGACAACGAGTTCTTCGCACACCTGCTGGACGAGCAGAACGCCAGCCAGCTCCCGCCGGCCGTTCGCAACTGGCTGCTCGCCAACTCGCGTCTGCAGGGCTTCCGCACCTTCTTGGGCCAGCTGGAGGCCGAGAAGGGGCAGGTGGCCGCGGTGCAGACCTGGCGCAGCTCGCCCATGGCCAACGAGCTCGATCAGGCCATCGACGCCCAGCGCCAGCTGCTCACCCAGGTGACCGGCAAGTTCGTGAAGGAGCGCCTCAACGACGTGGTGGGCACCATCAAGGGCTTCGAAGGGCAGGTGGCCATCATCCGGTTCGAGACCACGAAGGCGGAGAAGGAGATCCTGGAGTCGAACACCAACATCCAGGCCCGCCTCGAGGGTCAGCGCCTGCTGCGTCCGGAGATGCCCGCCGAGGATTGGGAGTACTGGAGCTTCCAGGGCGAGTTCTGGATCGACGAGATTGGCTACTACCAGTACACGCTGAAGTCGGGCTGCGCGAAGGCCAAGACCGAATAGGCGGGCGAAGCCGTTGGTAAAGCGGCCGCACCGTCGCCCGGAAGCCCGGGTTGACCGTGCGGCCGTCGTGCGCTTGAGTGCAGGTCCTTTTCAGTCGCTTGTCGTTCCCGGAGAGACACATGAAGCGGTTGCAGAAGCTGCTGTCGGGCGCGCTGATCCTGGCCCTCTCGCTGCCGCTCGCGGCGAGCGCTGCCAAGGACAAGAAGAAGAAGGAAAAGGCGCCGCCCTCGGCCGTGGACACCAGCGCCCCGGCCACGCCGCCCACCGCCAAGAAGGACGACAAGAACAAGAAGAAGGACGAGCGCAAGGGCCCGGCCAGCTACAACGCCGAGAACGCGCGCCCAGGCCAGCAGACGGCCGAGGAAGAGCAGCGCGCCGCGGCCCTCGACAAGAAGAACGACGAGAGCATCGCCGAGCTGAAGAACGTCATCCGCCAGGTGCCGGCCGACAGCCCGCAGAAGGCCGACCTCATCTTCCAGCTCGCCGAGCTGTACTACGACAAGAACAAGTACATCTACGCGAAGGAGATGCGGAAGTACTTCAAGGAGCAGGACGAGTACGCCGCCAAGCAGGACCGCGGTGAGAAGGTGGGCGGCGAGCCCAAGGTCGACACGAAGGAGAGCGACCTCTGGCGCAACGAGGCGCTGCGTCTGTACGAGCAGATCTTGAAGGAGTTCCCCACCTACGAGCGCAAGGACGAGGTGCTCTTCACGCTGGCCTACAACCAGTACGAGAACCCCAAGACCAAGACGACCGCCGTCCAGAACTACTTCACCCTCATCAAGCAGTACCCGCAGTCGAAGTTCGTGCCCGACGCCTACCTCCAGCTCGGCGAGCACTTCTTCAACACCAACGACCTGGAGAAGGCGCGCCGGAGCTACTCCGAGGCCTTCAAGAGCCAGGAGCCGAAGATCCACAACTTCGCCGAGTACAAGCTCGCCTGGTGTGACTTCAACGCCGGCGACTACGACGGCGCCATCAAGAAGTTCAAGGACGTGATCGCCGCCTCCCAGAGCAAGGACAAGGTCCAGCTCCGCAACGAGGCCTTGAACGACCTGGTGCTGCCCTTCACCCAGATCGAGGCGACGGACGAAGCGATCACCTACTTCGAGGCCAACGCCGGCAAGAAGAAGGCGCACCACCTCACCCAGAAGCTCGCCGAGAGCCTGGGCCAGAGCGGCAAGCACGACGCCGCCATCAAGGTCTACCGCGAGCTCATCGCCAAGGACCCGAACGACACCGAAGCGCCGGGCTACCAGCAGTCGATCGTCGCGTCGTACGAGAACCTGCGCCGCCGCGATCTCGTGTCGAAGGAAATGAAGGTCCTCGTCGAGAACTACGGCCCGAAGAGCCAGTGGGCCCAGGTCAACAAGGACAACAAGAGCGCGATGTCGGCGGCCTACGAGGCCACCGAAGGTGCCATGCGCAAGATGGTCACCGAGTACCACCAGGAGGCCCAGCGCACGAAGGACGTGGCCACCTACAAGCTCGCGCGCGACATCTACAAGCAGTACGTCGACAACTTCGGCGAGTCTGAGTACGCGTTCAACCTCCGCTTCTACTACGCCGAGATCCTCTACACCTTGCAGCAGTGGGAGCCCGCGGCCGAGCAGTACGAGATCGTCTCCACGGCCAACCCCGGCGAGTACGGCAACAAGAGCTACAAGAAGACCTCCGCCTACGACGCGCTGCTCTGCTACGAGAAGCTCGCGGCCATCGCCCGCGGTGAGATCAAGCAGGCCGAGCTCGCCGACAACCAGAAGGTCGACGAGGGCAAGAACAAGGGCGAGTTCAAGAAGGTCACCATCAAGATCGACAAGAACTCGGCCGAGCAAAAGGAGGAGGAGATCCCCAAGTGGGAGACCAAGCTCGCCGCCGCGTGTGACACCTACGCGGGCCTGGCCGGCAACGACGCGGATGAGATCGCCGTCCGCTACAAGGCCGCCTTCATCTACTACTCGCACCACCACGACATCGAGGCCGCCAACCGCTTCGGCGAGATCATCAAGAAGTGGCCCACCGACAAGTTCTCGGGCCAGGCCGCCGACTTCAGCTTGAACATCCTCGAAAACAAGAAGCAGTGGGCCGACCTCAACAAGCTCTCGCGCGAGTTCCTCGCCAACAAGAAGCTGATGGCGGGCAACAAGGACTTCGCCACGCGGCTGCCGAAGATCGTCGAGGGCAGCCAGTACAACGTGGATGAGGAGCTCTACAAAGTGCAGAAGAAGCCGGCCGAGGCGGCCGTGGCCTTCCGCGACTTCGTGAAGGAGTTCCCCAAGAGCCAGTACGCCCCGCAAGCGCTGCTCTACGCGGTGATCATCTTCCAGGACGCCAACCAGCTCGATCAGGGCATCGCCGTGGGCGAGCAGCTCCTCAAGGAGTACGGCACCTCGACGCTCGTGCCGCGCACCACGCTCACGCTCGGCTACTTCTACGCCAAGACCGCGCAGTACACGCCGAGCGCCAAGGCCTACGAGGCCTACGTGAAGCTCTGGGAGAAGAGCCACGGCCTCGCCACCGACGACGACAAGAAGGGCAAGAAGGACGACAAGAAGGCCAAGAAGGCCGTGGCCAAGAAGGAAGAGAAGAAGTCCGACAAGAAGGGCGACAAGAGCAAGGACAACCCGGGCTCGGAGCTCGACCAGAACGTGGCCGACGCGCTCTTCAACGCGGCGCTGTACCACGAGGGCCTCGGCGAGGATGAGCCCGCCATCGCCGAGTACCAGAAGTACGTGGACTACACCGAGAAGAAGCTCCCCGGCTTCGACAAGAAGACCGACGCCCCCGAGGTCTTCCTGGGCATCGCGCGCATCCACGCCAAGAACAAGGACTGGAAGGTCGCCGCGGAGACGTACCAGCAGTACGTCACCAAGTACGGCAAGGAGCTCACGCCCACCCAGATCTACCAGGCGCGCTACCGCGAGTTCACGGCGCTGCGAGAGATCCACCCGCCCAGCGTCAACGGCGCCAAGTTCTCCGAGGACAAGGAGATCGCCCCGCTGATGAAGGACCTCATGACGAGCTACGCCAAGCTCGACGACAAGGCCA encodes the following:
- a CDS encoding outer membrane beta-barrel domain-containing protein — translated: MRTRNILLVLATLMLASSAFGAEPERVVVRNRLYSPEGQIELGVEASMSLINRLVSTNNFQVTGAYNFTNEWAVELFGGYALSGHTDIADQVNSEVASKPINTFQTVDDFAGLWEMKWNVAAGARWAPLYGKLNLFADLPVHFQAYLAGGPGVAGLERKSVTYCLAAPTKDQDGNTICDQPLDETRVAPMGQVGGGLRFWLGPKVVLRLEARDYFFPDKYQINIDRQLAAGGATDAGQQVGSPGFQNIIFLSAGLSYVF
- a CDS encoding outer membrane beta-barrel domain-containing protein; translation: MSLLRNRLFLAALAVSALALAPARGYAASDDDDDEIPPSAAQPNTTPTSPTPAKPATPASPAKPASPAPASTATPAPTPSATTEAPPAQPAQPTGPAVGGPEIKLTGGAPLNDPDVHVHTVQRKVLADKGRSEVVLFPAVAQVNGKFTNHLGVAAEYLYHFQENVAFQITPSYFYVNGESSFNEDLVNIARLQAQAATALTMIWNVEAGVEAAPIYGKFAFYEGNMASFALVIDAGVGVGQTRVQLRPSSVDEAGNTINATFGDTGYRFLGNVGGGFRVRFGEHWVARLEVRDQVYTAAVSSVNGCDATDLEQLVAGGQPVNASCNPAKFATAADGSQPDIPLARALVKTPSSDVLNQVLFFGGVAYVF
- a CDS encoding tetratricopeptide repeat protein codes for the protein MRRTAILLAFALILAPQLAVADETETFVHAVGLYKAGTYADAAREFYELANGPKGNTRQQSEYYLAECFFGMKLYQSALSYYSGILDQGPNHPKYADSLVGLVKVDEALGDDVLIPSRLNKEYDTANNVLGSKDFPQDVLLKINYIVGRVNYEKGRYDDAISFLDTVTPDSLYFARAQYLRGVVLARSGKQNDAAIAFEKTLALKDDKVKYIELADIHDLALLGAARVAYGQGDYAKAVKYYESVPRFSRFWDQALFENGWARFQNEDLGGSLGSLQALHAPQFEGSFQPESWILSSTVYFFSCLYDEAKFALKSYEDNYLPMREKIQPLLEGDHDNEFFAHLLDEQNASQLPPAVRNWLLANSRLQGFRTFLGQLEAEKGQVAAVQTWRSSPMANELDQAIDAQRQLLTQVTGKFVKERLNDVVGTIKGFEGQVAIIRFETTKAEKEILESNTNIQARLEGQRLLRPEMPAEDWEYWSFQGEFWIDEIGYYQYTLKSGCAKAKTE
- a CDS encoding tetratricopeptide repeat protein, with the protein product MKRLQKLLSGALILALSLPLAASAAKDKKKKEKAPPSAVDTSAPATPPTAKKDDKNKKKDERKGPASYNAENARPGQQTAEEEQRAAALDKKNDESIAELKNVIRQVPADSPQKADLIFQLAELYYDKNKYIYAKEMRKYFKEQDEYAAKQDRGEKVGGEPKVDTKESDLWRNEALRLYEQILKEFPTYERKDEVLFTLAYNQYENPKTKTTAVQNYFTLIKQYPQSKFVPDAYLQLGEHFFNTNDLEKARRSYSEAFKSQEPKIHNFAEYKLAWCDFNAGDYDGAIKKFKDVIAASQSKDKVQLRNEALNDLVLPFTQIEATDEAITYFEANAGKKKAHHLTQKLAESLGQSGKHDAAIKVYRELIAKDPNDTEAPGYQQSIVASYENLRRRDLVSKEMKVLVENYGPKSQWAQVNKDNKSAMSAAYEATEGAMRKMVTEYHQEAQRTKDVATYKLARDIYKQYVDNFGESEYAFNLRFYYAEILYTLQQWEPAAEQYEIVSTANPGEYGNKSYKKTSAYDALLCYEKLAAIARGEIKQAELADNQKVDEGKNKGEFKKVTIKIDKNSAEQKEEEIPKWETKLAAACDTYAGLAGNDADEIAVRYKAAFIYYSHHHDIEAANRFGEIIKKWPTDKFSGQAADFSLNILENKKQWADLNKLSREFLANKKLMAGNKDFATRLPKIVEGSQYNVDEELYKVQKKPAEAAVAFRDFVKEFPKSQYAPQALLYAVIIFQDANQLDQGIAVGEQLLKEYGTSTLVPRTTLTLGYFYAKTAQYTPSAKAYEAYVKLWEKSHGLATDDDKKGKKDDKKAKKAVAKKEEKKSDKKGDKSKDNPGSELDQNVADALFNAALYHEGLGEDEPAIAEYQKYVDYTEKKLPGFDKKTDAPEVFLGIARIHAKNKDWKVAAETYQQYVTKYGKELTPTQIYQARYREFTALREIHPPSVNGAKFSEDKEIAPLMKDLMTSYAKLDDKAKSDDEVLNGYAHVRFLSLEPLWHEYVAVSFKDPKHVVNDLKAKIKLLDQVKNAYTEVVTTKSGEWAIASLTRLGLAHQDFAKDLRDSPDPKGLTPDQLDMYHAELENKAYPLEDKAVEFFETAVAKSSDLRLYSDWTLKAQDQLNKLKPNTFLDIKAVGYRGSEFFKTAPAITQAEAPPPPAAPAPAPAPAPGAAPTDAKPATPAAGAGGN